From the genome of Eucalyptus grandis isolate ANBG69807.140 chromosome 2, ASM1654582v1, whole genome shotgun sequence, one region includes:
- the LOC104432890 gene encoding receptor-like serine/threonine-protein kinase NCRK isoform X2, with protein MWTCRCIDIFPKIASGNNDANCFTACNCTAGSLNEAQASDKHNSSRAVIIVLLICVLFTTIAFFASIIFYLYRKEKRQIQSPLFASDIETSCNSASDLIKHKISSTREAKVNVSSRVNSFIGCFYKAAFVVKHKSGTVHGILLQFAYSELEHATNYFSSSNLIGLGGSSYVYRGQLKDGRIVAIKRLNHEEGPDADLKFSTEVDLLSRLHHCHVVPLLGYCSEFHGKHVERLLVFEFMANGNLRDCLDGTVGENMSWDTRVGIAIGAARGLEYLHEAAAPRILHRDVKSTNILLDDNWRAKITDLGMAKCLKADDLPSGSNSPARMQGTFGYFAPEYAIVGRASLKSDVFSFGVVLLELITGRQPIHKSTSKGEESLVIWATPRLQDSSRVISELPDPRLKGNFLEEEMYIMAYLAKECLLLDPDSRPTMSEVVQILSTIAPDKSRMRNMQASLSQWSSASMKSDSITEIPGELVYSPRDTEGLKNFAPNGLSSPCSLPVDVGQDPWTANNENDISSNHVERLIMLSSKARSWRSHEDDSVDLVEPRFESFCLATTSPLEKTH; from the exons GTTCTCTTAATGAGGCGCAAGCATCAGATAAGCACAATTCAAGCAGAGCTGTCATAATTGTCCTACTAATCTGTGTCCTTTTCACAACTATCGCATTCTTTGCCTCGATCATATTCTACCTTTACCGAAAGGAGAAGCGCCAAATCCAGTCTCCTTTGTTCGCATCAGACATAGAAACAAGTTGCAATAGTGCCTCTGATTTAATTAAACATAAGATCTCATCAACTCGAGAAGCTAAAGTTAATGTATCTTCCCGTGTCAATTCTTTCATAG GGTGCTTCTACAAAGCTGCATTTGTTGTTAAACACAAATCTGGAACTGTACATGGTATCTTACTTCAGTTTGCATACTCTGAACTGGAACATGCAACCAACTACTTTTCCAGTTCTAATCTCATTGGACTTGGAGGAAGCAGTTACGTGTATCGTGGACAGCTTAAAGATGGCAGAATTGTCGCTATTAAGAGACTTAATCATGAGGAAGGTCCAGATGCAGACTTAAAGTTTTCAACCGAG GTGGACCTCCTATCAAGACTTCATCACTGCCATGTGGTGCCTTTGCTCGGGTACTGCTCAGAATTTCACGGGAAACATGTTGAAAGGCTGCTGGTGTTTGAATTTATGGCCAACGGTAATCTAAGAGACTGTCTAGATGGCACAGTAGGAGAGAACATGAGCTGGGATACCCGTGTTGGGATTGCAATTGGAGCTGCAAGGGGTTTGGAGTATCTCCATGAGGCCGCTGCTCCAAGAATATTGCATAGAGATGTCAAATCCACAAACATTCTTTTAGATGATAATTGGAGGGCAAAG ATAACTGATCTTGGTATGGCGAAATGCTTGAAAGCTGATGACCTACCCAGCGGTTCCAATTCTCCAGCAAGGATGCAGGGGACTTTTGGCTATTTTGCTCCTGAGTATGCAATTGTTGGGAGAGCCTCTCTAAAATCTGATGTTTTCAGTTTCGGGgtggttcttcttgagctcatCACTGGTCGGCAGCCAATCCATAAATCAACCAGCAAAGGAGAAGAGAGCCTTGTCATATGG GCTACACCACGTTTACAAGACAGTAGCCGAGTGATTTCGGAGTTGCCCGATCCCAGGCTGAAAGGAAACTTCCTTGAAGAAGAGATGTATATAATGGCTTACCTTGCGAAGGAATGCCTGTTATTGGATCCTGATTCACGGCCAACCATGAGTGAGGTGGttcaaattctttcaacaatcGCACCCGATAAGTCTAGAATGAGAAACATGCAGGCCAGCCTTTCTCAG TGGTCTTCCGCCAGTATGAAATCTGATTCGATTACAGAAATACCTGGCGAACTGGTATATAGTCCTAGAGACACAGAAGGGTTGAAAAATTTTGCGCCAAATGGGTTGTCCAGCCCATGTTCTCTACCAGTTGATGTTGGCCAAGATCCTTGGACTGCAAACAATGAAAACGATATTTCCTCCAATCACGTAGAGAGATTGATTATGCTTTCCTCTAAAGCGAGGAGCTGGCGTTCCCATGAGGATGATTCAGTGGACTTAGTTGAACCTCGGTTCGAATCCTTCTGCTTGGCAACTACAAGTCCCCTTGAGAAGACGCATTGA